One stretch of Juglans microcarpa x Juglans regia isolate MS1-56 chromosome 3D, Jm3101_v1.0, whole genome shotgun sequence DNA includes these proteins:
- the LOC121254434 gene encoding LOW QUALITY PROTEIN: peroxidase 11 (The sequence of the model RefSeq protein was modified relative to this genomic sequence to represent the inferred CDS: inserted 1 base in 1 codon), with translation MALISLHSKPLLLQFMLLIFFVLGNRLHASDPPLTLDYYTSTCPTVLETVKKEMECAVLADPRNAASIVRLHFHDCFVQGCDGSILLDDTITLQGEKKXSPNINSLKGFGIIDRIKNKLESECPGIVSCADILTIAARDAVILVGGPYWDVPLGRKDSVTAGYALANTNIPTADEGLLSIIYKFLYQGLSVTDMVALAGAHTIGVARCASFRARIYGDLKATSGHDPISDSNLSKLKSICPPIGGSDNNISAMDYVSPNLFDNSFYHILLKGEGLLNSDQEMYSSVFAMGTKELVKKYAEDAIAFFHQFSDSMTKMGNITNSDSFITGEVRRNCRFVNT, from the exons ATGGCACTAATTTCCCTTCATTCAAAGCCCCTTCTTCTGCAATTCATGCTTCTGATTTTCTTCGTCCTTGGAAACAGACTGCATGCAAGTGATCCTCCTCTAACTCTGGATTATTATACATCCACTTGTCCAACTGTGCTTGAAACTGTCAAGAAAGAGATGGAATGTGCAGTGCTAGCCGACCCACGTAACGCAGCCTCGATAGTCCGATTACATTTCCATGACTGTTTCGTTCAG GGATGCGATGGATCGATTTTGCTCGATGACACAATTACATTACAAGGGGAGAAGA GCTCCCCCAACATAAACTCTTTAAAAGGTTTCGGAATCATTGATAGGATCAAGAACAAGCTTGAGTCAGAGTGCCCAGGGATTGTTTCTTGTGCAGATATTCTCACCATTGCTGCAAGAGATGCTGTGATCCTG GTTGGTGGACCTTACTGGGATGTTCCTCTAGGAAGAAAGGATTCTGTAACCGCAGGTTATGCTTTGGCAAACACGAATATTCCTACAGCAGATGAGGGGCTTCTCTCTATAATTTATAAGTTTCTTTATCAAGGCCTCTCGGTCACAGACATGGTAGCTCTTGCAG GAGCACACACTATAGGCGTGGCACGATGTGCCAGTTTCAGAGCAAGGATTTATGGAGACTTGAAAGCAACTTCAGGGCATGATCCAATCTCTGATTCAAACCTCAGCAAATTGAAATCCATCTGCCCACCAATTGGAGGATCCGACAATAACATATCAGCCATGGACTATGTTAGTCCTAACCTTTTCGACAATTCGTTCTACCATATTCTGTTGAAAGGGGAGGGGCTTCTAAACTCAGACCAAGAAATGTACTCAAGTGTGTTTGCAATGGGAACAAAGGAGCTCGTGAAAAAGTATGCAGAAGATGCAATTGCATTCTTCCACCAGTTCTCGGATTCAATGACAAAAATGGGAAATATTACAAATTCTGATAGCTTTATCACTGGAGAAGTTAGGAGAAATTGCAGATTTGTGAACACATGA